The Dehalococcoidia bacterium genome window below encodes:
- a CDS encoding amidohydrolase family protein: MFDLIIKNGNIIDGTGSKPRVEDIGINGDKIISIGNLSNLDAKKTIDAEGLCVSPGFIDTHSHADFDILRDPQHIYGISQGVTTEILSPDGIGIVPLDKSKSKEHINYLAGILGHPPEDFDGTSFESAKKFYHKKSKCNVAVFAGHGPIRVNITGMDDIPLEGELLKKAKYKLEESLEQGAAGFSTGLDYYPQTFSSTDELIELCKIAKSKERVYSVHLRSHEKHRAFANGGILEAIEIARKSEVSLVVEHYRTVEQNAGQIDVLLEPVDKAKKEGIDITMETYSYPVGCTIPLIFFPGKFHLGGIDNIMSILSDQEQRNYWEKELLKNAPRHDIEGAMWTSIGRDDMHEYAGLSVVDGAKKDNLSPIQHVLDIMYRTKLNCGFRVIPPASISTWRQVEEDIMNLLQRPDYFVGSDSVPTGQTIHPRAYGCFTRILGRLRRRFNIPIELLINRMTKFPADKIGIKNRGEIKENNFADLVVFNSDEINDLATFEDPEVLSAGIIHVFVNGKLAFEKGKEVTELNGYFV; the protein is encoded by the coding sequence GTGTTTGATTTAATTATTAAAAATGGAAATATTATTGATGGTACAGGTAGTAAACCAAGAGTAGAAGATATTGGAATTAATGGTGATAAAATAATTTCCATTGGCAACCTAAGTAATCTAGATGCAAAAAAAACTATTGATGCAGAAGGTCTATGTGTATCTCCAGGTTTTATAGATACTCATTCTCATGCGGATTTTGATATATTACGGGATCCTCAACATATCTATGGGATTTCTCAGGGTGTTACAACTGAAATCCTTTCTCCTGATGGAATCGGAATAGTTCCTTTAGATAAATCAAAATCGAAGGAACATATAAACTATTTAGCAGGTATTTTAGGGCACCCTCCGGAAGACTTTGATGGTACATCTTTTGAATCTGCAAAAAAGTTTTATCATAAAAAAAGTAAATGCAATGTTGCTGTATTTGCAGGTCATGGTCCTATCAGAGTTAATATCACAGGAATGGATGATATTCCACTAGAGGGAGAATTATTAAAAAAAGCAAAATACAAACTAGAGGAATCACTTGAGCAAGGAGCAGCGGGCTTTTCAACAGGTTTAGATTATTATCCTCAAACCTTTTCCTCTACTGATGAGTTGATTGAACTTTGTAAAATTGCTAAATCTAAAGAGAGAGTCTACTCTGTCCATTTAAGAAGTCATGAGAAACACAGAGCCTTTGCTAATGGAGGAATACTAGAGGCAATTGAAATTGCCAGAAAGTCAGAAGTATCATTAGTGGTAGAACATTATAGAACTGTTGAACAAAATGCAGGTCAAATAGATGTTTTATTAGAACCTGTAGACAAAGCAAAAAAAGAAGGTATAGACATAACTATGGAGACATATTCATATCCAGTAGGTTGCACTATTCCTCTTATATTTTTTCCTGGTAAATTTCATCTTGGAGGAATTGATAATATTATGTCAATTTTATCCGATCAAGAACAGAGAAATTATTGGGAAAAAGAATTATTGAAAAATGCCCCAAGGCATGACATTGAAGGTGCAATGTGGACTTCTATTGGTAGAGATGATATGCATGAGTATGCAGGATTAAGTGTCGTTGATGGGGCTAAGAAGGATAACTTATCTCCAATACAACATGTTTTAGACATAATGTATAGAACAAAATTAAATTGTGGTTTTAGGGTTATTCCTCCTGCAAGTATTTCAACTTGGAGACAAGTTGAAGAAGATATAATGAATCTACTTCAAAGGCCTGATTATTTTGTTGGTTCTGACTCTGTACCAACAGGCCAAACTATCCACCCAAGAGCTTATGGATGTTTTACCAGAATATTAGGTAGATTGAGAAGAAGATTTAATATACCTATAGAATTATTAATTAATAGAATGACCAAGTTTCCTGCTGATAAGATTGGGATCAAAAATAGAGGAGAAATAAAAGAGAATAATTTTGCGGATCTGGTCGTATTTAATTCTGATGAAATTAATGATTTAGCAACATTTGAAGATCCTGAAGTGTTATCTGCAGGAATAATTCATGTGTTTGTAAACGGTAAGCTAGCTTTTGAAAAAGGAAAAGAAGTAACCGAATTAAATGGATATTTTGTCTAG
- a CDS encoding starvation-sensing protein RspA, which produces MKSPIIKDIKVIFTEPDDIRLIIVKILTDQDGLYGLGCATFTQRPNPVKYAIEDYLKPFLIGKEVNNIEDIWQSSYVSSYWRNGPVLNNALSGVDQALWDIKGKIANMPLYDLFGGKTREAAAVYVHSSGDTNEEVGDKMEAFIEEGFHHIRVQVSTPGYSTYGNKSAKAGEQTLLNNDPKLGPIPITKRIKNYDDGKLYAHPGGVFEPKPYMRSALSLFEYIRDRFGYGVEILHDVHERIPPILGVWFAKEVEKYQLFFLEDLFSPEDNEYFKMVRAQSSTPIAMGELYSSPHEIIPMIKDRLIDFIRIHISDIGGLTPAKKIAAMGELLGVRTAWHGPGDTSPVGHAANLALDLSCYNFGIQEYSIFGENTKEIFPGCPEVKQGMMWSNNKPGLGIDIDEKLAKKFPFKEREYGGAWDTVRRADGSIVKP; this is translated from the coding sequence ATGAAAAGCCCAATAATTAAGGATATAAAAGTTATATTTACTGAACCTGATGATATTAGGTTGATTATAGTAAAGATCTTAACTGATCAAGATGGGTTATATGGATTAGGGTGTGCGACTTTCACACAAAGACCTAACCCCGTAAAGTATGCAATTGAAGATTACCTAAAACCATTTCTTATAGGCAAAGAAGTTAATAACATTGAAGATATTTGGCAGTCATCTTATGTTTCATCATATTGGAGAAATGGGCCTGTACTAAATAATGCACTTTCAGGTGTTGATCAAGCTCTTTGGGACATTAAAGGTAAAATTGCTAATATGCCTCTTTATGATTTATTTGGTGGAAAAACTAGAGAAGCCGCTGCAGTTTATGTTCATTCATCAGGTGATACAAATGAAGAAGTAGGAGACAAGATGGAGGCTTTTATTGAAGAAGGTTTCCATCATATAAGAGTGCAGGTATCAACACCTGGATACTCTACATATGGTAATAAGTCTGCAAAAGCGGGAGAGCAAACTTTATTAAATAATGATCCAAAGTTAGGCCCAATACCTATTACCAAAAGAATTAAGAATTATGATGATGGCAAATTATATGCACATCCAGGAGGAGTTTTTGAACCTAAACCTTACATGAGATCTGCTTTATCTTTATTTGAATATATTAGAGATAGATTTGGTTATGGTGTAGAAATTTTACATGATGTTCACGAACGAATTCCTCCTATCCTAGGAGTATGGTTTGCAAAAGAAGTTGAAAAATACCAGCTTTTCTTTCTAGAAGATTTATTTAGTCCTGAGGATAATGAATACTTCAAAATGGTAAGAGCTCAATCTTCTACACCAATAGCAATGGGAGAACTTTATAGTTCTCCTCATGAAATAATTCCAATGATAAAAGATAGATTAATTGATTTTATAAGAATTCATATTTCTGATATAGGAGGTTTAACTCCTGCAAAGAAAATAGCTGCAATGGGAGAGCTTCTTGGTGTTAGAACAGCTTGGCATGGTCCAGGAGATACATCACCAGTTGGACATGCTGCAAATTTAGCTCTAGACTTGAGCTGCTATAACTTTGGAATTCAAGAATATTCTATCTTTGGAGAAAATACTAAAGAAATTTTCCCTGGATGTCCAGAAGTAAAACAGGGAATGATGTGGTCAAACAATAAACCTGGATTAGGAATTGATATTGATGAGAAATTAGCCAAAAAATTTCCATTTAAAGAAAGAGAATATGGTGGAGCTTGGGATACAGTTAGAAGAGCTGATGGATCGATAGTAAAGCCCTAG
- a CDS encoding FKBP-type peptidyl-prolyl cis-trans isomerase, whose translation MRKYFILAFVFLIFISCRGGGANPSNQVTIPIIEPTPSDMYCQKQYDFVESYPQLDELRSNELTLDESGIEYFIFQEGNEEKPNLEYLVTAKYTGWLENGCVFDSSYTRNADSVFPLARVIQGWQIGLSKIGKEGKILIKIPPELGYGVQGAPPRIPGNSTLYFYVELSDIQTIESYVESQEKGDATSQ comes from the coding sequence TTGCGCAAATATTTTATATTGGCATTTGTTTTTCTTATTTTTATATCATGTAGGGGTGGGGGAGCTAATCCTTCAAATCAGGTAACTATACCGATTATTGAGCCTACTCCTTCAGATATGTATTGTCAAAAACAATATGACTTTGTTGAATCTTATCCTCAATTAGATGAGCTAAGATCTAATGAATTGACTTTGGATGAATCAGGTATTGAGTATTTCATATTTCAAGAAGGAAATGAAGAGAAGCCAAATTTAGAATATCTTGTAACTGCAAAATATACAGGATGGCTTGAAAATGGATGTGTATTTGACTCATCCTATACTAGAAATGCTGATTCTGTATTCCCTTTGGCTCGTGTAATCCAAGGATGGCAAATAGGCCTTAGTAAAATAGGAAAAGAGGGGAAAATATTGATTAAGATACCTCCTGAATTAGGATATGGAGTTCAAGGTGCTCCCCCTAGAATACCAGGAAATAGTACTCTTTATTTTTATGTAGAACTTAGTGATATTCAAACAATTGAAAGCTATGTAGAGTCTCAAGAAAAAGGGGATGCTACTTCACAATAA
- a CDS encoding aldolase/citrate lyase family protein, giving the protein MRTNRVKEKLQNGERAYVAAGNAHASDIDAFGNAAIEAGIDGIWLEGEHGLVGPNNIGDLTRACDIWGLTSVVRINENSQGQIYRTLDLGAQGIVVPHVNTKEEAENVVAGGKFAPIGQRGMTTSRQGYGVPNYYKIANDKSLLVILIEDIVAYNNLDSILEVDDIDVFFVAPGDFAQSMGYINDQSNKEVTSTIDNALKKIIDSGKTAGTMCNLSNTNKFARMGVQFLFAGTGEWMANGAKQFVDAGES; this is encoded by the coding sequence ATGAGAACAAATAGAGTTAAGGAAAAACTACAAAATGGTGAAAGAGCATATGTAGCTGCAGGAAATGCTCATGCAAGTGATATTGACGCTTTTGGCAATGCTGCAATTGAAGCAGGTATAGATGGTATATGGTTAGAAGGAGAACATGGCTTAGTAGGTCCAAATAATATTGGTGATCTAACAAGAGCATGTGATATTTGGGGACTCACATCAGTAGTAAGAATAAATGAAAATTCACAAGGCCAAATATATAGAACTTTAGATCTAGGAGCCCAAGGTATAGTTGTTCCTCACGTCAACACAAAGGAAGAAGCAGAAAATGTGGTTGCTGGTGGTAAATTCGCACCCATAGGACAAAGAGGTATGACTACTTCGAGGCAAGGGTATGGAGTTCCAAATTATTACAAAATTGCAAATGATAAAAGTTTATTAGTCATCCTTATTGAAGATATTGTAGCTTATAACAATCTTGATTCTATTTTAGAAGTTGATGATATAGATGTATTCTTCGTAGCTCCAGGTGATTTTGCACAATCAATGGGATATATCAATGACCAGAGTAACAAAGAGGTTACTTCTACTATTGATAATGCATTGAAAAAAATAATAGATTCAGGCAAAACTGCTGGTACAATGTGTAATTTGTCAAATACTAATAAGTTTGCAAGGATGGGTGTACAATTTCTTTTCGCAGGTACAGGAGAATGGATGGCTAATGGTGCTAAGCAGTTTGTAGATGCTGGAGAAAGTTAA
- a CDS encoding mandelate racemase/muconate lactonizing enzyme family protein: protein MKIESINTYVVDAGWRPWQFTEIITDSGITGYGEMSDGRNPWGIVGTVEDFKPLLIGRDPLNIQAIYWDLQRMAIQSKGGIALKAIAGIELALWDIKGKHHGVPVYDLFGGKVRNKQKIYWSHCGTSRARSFEQLGVAPLNSRKDIINLGKEVMNKGYTSLKTNIIVRPDSPLSNTPESTYVFFGGFGGGFGTTDQGLEYTSEGQTFINYELLDVIEDHISALQEGSEGKVTIGLDLNFNFKPQAVKKICKVLEKYNMMWVEIDMYDPDGLREITDSTDVPITSGENLLGITDYRPYFEKRSMDVAMIDIPWQGFINSKEVAALAASHQINVAPHNYYSHLSTMISLNLCANIPNVRIMEIDIDDVPWKDEMIGGPLNIKNGVVDIPEGPGWGVNIDTKVLRNHAWQKGKGPGYTNSKHAFDNEN, encoded by the coding sequence ATGAAAATTGAATCTATAAACACATACGTTGTAGATGCTGGTTGGCGACCTTGGCAATTTACCGAAATTATAACGGATTCAGGCATAACTGGTTATGGAGAGATGTCTGATGGAAGAAATCCATGGGGAATAGTTGGAACGGTTGAAGATTTTAAGCCATTATTAATTGGAAGAGATCCGCTAAATATACAGGCAATTTATTGGGATTTACAAAGAATGGCAATTCAATCTAAGGGAGGAATTGCATTAAAAGCAATTGCTGGAATTGAGCTAGCACTTTGGGATATAAAAGGTAAACATCATGGTGTTCCAGTATATGATTTATTTGGAGGAAAGGTAAGGAATAAACAAAAAATTTATTGGTCTCATTGTGGAACATCAAGAGCGAGAAGTTTTGAACAATTAGGCGTAGCTCCTCTAAATTCGAGAAAAGATATTATAAACTTAGGCAAAGAAGTGATGAATAAAGGATATACATCACTAAAAACAAACATAATAGTTAGGCCTGATTCTCCATTGAGTAATACCCCTGAAAGTACATATGTTTTTTTTGGTGGTTTTGGTGGTGGTTTTGGTACAACTGATCAAGGATTAGAATATACCTCCGAAGGACAAACATTTATAAATTATGAACTTCTTGATGTTATTGAAGATCATATTAGCGCTCTCCAAGAAGGCTCTGAAGGAAAAGTTACTATTGGGTTAGACTTGAATTTTAACTTTAAGCCACAAGCTGTAAAAAAGATTTGTAAAGTTCTAGAAAAATATAATATGATGTGGGTTGAAATTGATATGTATGATCCAGATGGACTAAGAGAAATAACTGACTCTACTGATGTACCAATAACATCAGGGGAAAATCTTCTTGGAATAACTGATTACAGACCATATTTTGAAAAAAGATCAATGGATGTTGCTATGATAGATATTCCATGGCAAGGTTTCATAAATTCTAAAGAGGTAGCAGCTTTAGCTGCAAGCCATCAAATTAATGTTGCGCCTCATAACTATTACTCGCATTTATCAACAATGATATCTCTAAATCTATGTGCAAATATTCCTAATGTAAGAATAATGGAAATAGATATTGATGATGTTCCATGGAAGGATGAAATGATAGGTGGTCCATTAAATATAAAAAATGGAGTTGTAGATATACCTGAAGGACCAGGTTGGGGTGTTAATATTGATACAAAGGTATTAAGAAATCATGCTTGGCAAAAAGGAAAAGGCCCAGGATATACAAATAGCAAGCATGCATTTGATAATGAAAACTAG
- a CDS encoding formylglycine-generating enzyme family protein — translation MSEKNCCSPKSERQELININESLVKKNNITDFYNMRFIESGKFLMGTNYDLGFISDGEGPIREIELDEFYMDKFPVTNLEFEKFCSTTNYKTEAESYGWSFVFYQLVSEKIKKEVRESVSNAPWWWKIDGANWRNPYGKDSSLDGLENHPVVHVSWNDANAYSNWVGKDLPTEAEWEYAARGGLEQKLYSWGDDASEIYNKCNIWDGNFPNQNTLDDGWLGTSPVDFFKPNNFDIYDTSGNVWEWCSDWFSSSYHSNDRKETRLNPSGPKFGTSKVMKGGSYLCNDSYCNRYRVAARTENSPDSSTGNLGFRLIYRK, via the coding sequence ATGTCAGAAAAAAATTGCTGTTCGCCTAAAAGCGAGAGGCAAGAATTAATAAATATTAATGAATCTCTTGTCAAAAAAAATAATATAACGGATTTTTATAATATGAGATTTATTGAATCTGGTAAATTCTTGATGGGAACCAATTATGATTTAGGGTTTATATCTGATGGAGAAGGACCAATTAGAGAAATTGAACTAGATGAATTTTATATGGATAAATTTCCAGTAACAAATTTAGAGTTCGAAAAATTTTGCTCAACTACAAATTATAAAACTGAGGCTGAAAGCTATGGTTGGTCTTTTGTTTTTTATCAATTAGTTTCTGAAAAAATAAAAAAAGAAGTTAGAGAATCTGTATCTAATGCACCGTGGTGGTGGAAAATAGACGGTGCAAATTGGCGAAATCCTTATGGAAAAGATTCGAGTTTAGATGGGTTGGAAAATCATCCAGTTGTGCATGTTTCATGGAATGATGCAAATGCATATTCAAATTGGGTAGGTAAAGATTTGCCTACTGAAGCAGAATGGGAATACGCTGCAAGAGGAGGGTTGGAGCAAAAATTATATTCATGGGGTGATGATGCTTCAGAAATTTACAATAAATGTAATATTTGGGATGGTAATTTCCCTAATCAAAATACATTAGATGATGGATGGCTAGGCACTTCTCCTGTAGACTTTTTTAAACCAAATAATTTTGATATTTATGACACATCAGGTAATGTTTGGGAGTGGTGTAGTGATTGGTTTTCTTCTTCTTATCACTCTAATGATAGAAAAGAAACTAGGCTAAATCCTTCAGGACCAAAATTTGGAACGAGTAAGGTTATGAAAGGTGGATCATATTTGTGTAATGATTCATACTGTAATAGATATAGAGTTGCGGCTAGAACCGAAAATTCACCTGATTCCTCGACAGGTAATTTAGGATTTAGATTGATTTACAGGAAATAG
- a CDS encoding Ldh family oxidoreductase, with amino-acid sequence MLDRFKVPDEDKIYVPVEKITEVTQNILKASGVSDEGAKNSTSVLIGNDLRGVETHGVSNGLRLYVENYASGNYNSKPNIKIVRESATTANIDGDGGLGAEIGPIAMEMAIEKAEKYGMGAVVVSNTGHLAGCGYYPLQAVEKDMIGQAMTSGGAGLTVPTWGSEPILGTNPVAWAAPTKEMPPFLFDIATTQIASNKIGLARRTGAKLLPGWITDKNGDPILDEVEAPERHGRHGESNYHLLPFGGTRENGSHKGFGLGMVVEIMTNELSGMGPAPLLKHEGSDFFAAYSIDAFTDTNKFKEDMDELLKRIIESKPASGYERVVYAGFLENEEYLKRSEEGIPYHKEVIEWFENHCNEIGIDCELR; translated from the coding sequence ATGTTAGATAGATTTAAGGTTCCAGATGAAGATAAGATTTATGTTCCAGTTGAAAAAATAACTGAAGTTACTCAAAATATATTAAAAGCTTCTGGTGTTAGTGATGAAGGAGCTAAAAACTCTACTTCGGTTCTTATAGGTAATGACCTTAGAGGAGTTGAAACTCATGGAGTATCAAACGGGTTAAGGCTATATGTTGAAAATTATGCTTCTGGAAACTATAACTCAAAACCAAATATAAAAATTGTCAGAGAATCTGCAACTACTGCAAATATAGATGGAGATGGAGGATTAGGAGCTGAAATAGGTCCGATTGCTATGGAAATGGCAATAGAAAAAGCGGAAAAATATGGAATGGGAGCAGTTGTGGTTAGTAATACTGGTCATTTAGCTGGATGTGGATACTATCCACTTCAAGCTGTTGAAAAAGATATGATTGGGCAAGCGATGACCTCAGGCGGAGCAGGATTAACTGTACCTACATGGGGATCTGAACCAATATTAGGAACGAATCCTGTAGCATGGGCAGCTCCAACAAAAGAAATGCCTCCTTTTTTATTTGATATTGCAACAACTCAAATAGCATCAAATAAAATTGGCTTAGCAAGAAGAACTGGTGCCAAGCTTCTTCCTGGATGGATAACAGATAAAAATGGTGATCCAATTTTAGATGAAGTCGAAGCTCCTGAAAGACATGGAAGACACGGAGAATCAAATTACCATTTACTTCCATTTGGTGGTACTAGAGAAAATGGTTCTCACAAAGGTTTTGGCCTTGGAATGGTAGTTGAAATTATGACTAATGAACTATCTGGAATGGGACCAGCTCCTTTATTAAAACATGAAGGATCAGATTTTTTTGCAGCCTATTCAATCGATGCTTTTACTGATACCAATAAATTTAAAGAGGATATGGACGAACTCCTAAAAAGAATTATAGAATCCAAACCTGCTTCTGGTTATGAAAGAGTTGTTTATGCAGGATTTTTAGAAAATGAAGAATATCTAAAGAGATCTGAAGAGGGAATACCTTATCATAAGGAAGTAATAGAATGGTTTGAAAATCATTGTAATGAAATTGGTATTGATTGTGAGTTAAGATAA
- a CDS encoding Ldh family oxidoreductase — protein MLERFKVPDKDKIFISESKIYDLTKRVLLASGVSEKGANNTASVLIGNDMRGIESHGISNGLRLYLNRYNSGENNPTPKIKIVKESPTTAKIDGDGALGTEIGPMAMDMAIEKAKKYGMGSVSVINTGHLAGCGYYPLQAVNEDMIGHCFTGSPPKQTLPTWGSEPILGTNPVAWAAPAKEMPPFLFDIATSQVAGNKIELTRRTGAKLLPSWIADQNGVPIMEEIETPDRGRYHLLPFGGTRENGSHKGFGLGFVGEMMTNILSGAGPGIFNDHQGSDFFVAYSIDAFTDVAKFKADMDSLLKRIIESKPATGYERVVYAGYLENEEYDKRSKDGIPYHFEVIEWFENYCLKNKIECDLR, from the coding sequence ATGCTAGAAAGATTCAAGGTTCCTGATAAAGATAAAATTTTTATTTCTGAATCTAAAATATATGATCTGACAAAAAGAGTCTTATTGGCTTCTGGAGTTTCAGAAAAGGGAGCAAATAATACAGCTTCAGTTCTTATAGGGAATGATATGAGAGGTATTGAAAGTCATGGCATTTCAAACGGGCTTAGACTTTACCTAAATAGATATAATTCAGGAGAAAATAATCCAACCCCTAAAATTAAAATTGTCAAAGAATCGCCCACTACTGCAAAAATTGATGGGGATGGAGCATTAGGTACAGAAATAGGACCTATGGCTATGGATATGGCAATAGAAAAGGCAAAAAAATATGGCATGGGATCTGTTTCTGTTATAAATACAGGTCACTTAGCTGGTTGTGGATATTATCCATTACAAGCTGTTAATGAAGATATGATTGGGCACTGTTTTACTGGTAGTCCTCCCAAACAAACTCTACCAACTTGGGGCTCCGAACCAATCTTAGGAACAAATCCTGTAGCTTGGGCTGCTCCTGCCAAAGAAATGCCTCCTTTTCTTTTTGATATTGCAACTTCTCAAGTTGCTGGGAATAAGATAGAACTTACTAGAAGAACAGGTGCAAAATTATTACCTTCATGGATTGCTGATCAAAATGGAGTGCCTATTATGGAAGAAATTGAAACCCCAGATAGGGGCCGATACCATTTGCTACCCTTCGGAGGAACAAGAGAAAATGGTTCACATAAAGGATTTGGATTAGGATTTGTAGGAGAAATGATGACTAATATATTATCCGGTGCAGGGCCAGGTATATTTAACGATCATCAAGGCTCTGATTTTTTTGTTGCATACTCTATTGATGCCTTTACTGATGTAGCAAAGTTTAAGGCTGATATGGATTCACTTTTAAAAAGGATTATTGAATCTAAACCAGCTACTGGATATGAAAGAGTTGTTTATGCTGGATATTTAGAAAATGAAGAATACGATAAAAGATCAAAAGATGGAATTCCATACCATTTTGAAGTTATAGAATGGTTTGAAAATTACTGTTTAAAAAATAAGATTGAATGTGATTTAAGGTAG
- a CDS encoding aldolase/citrate lyase family protein — protein sequence MPNRINRAIELLENDQPIYYTGLHSFSKDFLTYEQGKKDAKIWADYINIGMEHGPFDMGGLESYMQGLVDGGPTPSGHVTPAVIIELPVQGESGEIIRYNAWQIRQILARGVHGILLCEASSPEAVSAFVESCRYKLNDRGVGFGLKDGTRGVGSEFMAKLKWGLEDNNEYMEKADPWPLNPNGELLLGLKIETLEGLNNCEQILSVPGIGFAEMGPGDMSMSMKINRVKGSNPDQRIIDASERVKEACKKNNIKFLSEGTPENIKDVIDSGARVIAGQSEEAAKIGRNYTNRKMEI from the coding sequence ATGCCTAATAGAATTAACAGAGCTATAGAATTGCTTGAAAATGATCAGCCCATATACTACACCGGTCTTCATTCATTTTCCAAAGACTTCTTGACTTACGAACAAGGGAAAAAAGATGCAAAAATTTGGGCAGATTATATAAATATTGGAATGGAGCATGGACCTTTTGATATGGGAGGTTTAGAATCCTACATGCAAGGTCTAGTTGATGGTGGGCCAACTCCTTCCGGTCATGTTACTCCAGCAGTAATTATAGAATTACCTGTTCAGGGTGAAAGTGGTGAAATTATCAGATACAATGCTTGGCAAATTAGACAAATTTTAGCTAGAGGAGTTCATGGTATTTTATTATGTGAAGCTTCATCTCCTGAAGCAGTATCAGCTTTTGTAGAATCGTGTAGATATAAACTAAATGATCGAGGCGTAGGATTCGGACTAAAGGATGGAACAAGAGGTGTAGGATCAGAATTTATGGCTAAATTAAAGTGGGGATTAGAAGATAATAACGAATATATGGAAAAAGCTGACCCTTGGCCACTAAATCCTAATGGGGAGCTATTATTAGGCCTAAAGATTGAAACATTGGAAGGATTAAATAATTGTGAGCAAATACTAAGCGTACCTGGTATAGGTTTTGCAGAAATGGGACCTGGAGATATGTCTATGTCTATGAAAATAAATAGAGTAAAAGGATCTAATCCCGATCAAAGAATTATTGATGCATCTGAAAGAGTTAAAGAAGCCTGTAAAAAAAATAATATAAAATTCCTAAGCGAGGGGACTCCAGAAAATATAAAAGATGTTATTGATTCAGGCGCACGAGTCATAGCTGGTCAAAGTGAAGAAGCAGCAAAAATTGGTAGAAATTACACTAATAGAAAAATGGAAATTTAA
- a CDS encoding CoA transferase, producing the protein MKNHAGILDGLKVLDCSQILAGPFCSMILGDMGAKVIKIEKPNGGDDIRTWGPFINGESVGFMNLNRNKESIVIDFKNPEGIKIMKRLVENSDVVLENYRTGTMEKLGLGYEELKKINKKIIYCSISGFGRTGPYSKKAGFDLVAQGMGGLMGITGHPNNPPAKVGVPIADLNTGMFALSAIQAAYINLLKNGEGQYIEVSLLESALAYTVWESTGFFYDGEIPEPLGSSHRVSAPYQALKTKDGYLNVAAPNQSNWERLCDAIQRQDIKSKEVFVDNVSRVKNRMELEKELEKTFILKTREEWIKILDVAGVPCGPIYNIKEVWNDEQIKFRDMKVELEHPKIGKYNNIGFVAKFLENPSSLRTPSPVLGEHTEKILIENGFSKEDIEKFRKKGAIS; encoded by the coding sequence ATGAAAAATCATGCTGGAATACTAGATGGATTAAAAGTTTTAGACTGTAGTCAAATTTTAGCTGGACCTTTTTGCTCAATGATCCTGGGTGATATGGGAGCTAAAGTAATCAAGATAGAAAAACCTAATGGTGGTGACGATATAAGAACTTGGGGTCCTTTCATAAATGGAGAATCAGTAGGATTTATGAATTTGAACAGGAATAAAGAATCCATAGTAATAGATTTTAAGAATCCAGAAGGTATAAAAATAATGAAAAGACTAGTTGAAAATTCTGATGTTGTTTTAGAAAACTATAGAACTGGCACGATGGAGAAATTAGGCCTTGGTTATGAAGAGCTAAAAAAAATAAATAAAAAAATTATTTATTGTTCAATATCTGGATTCGGTAGAACAGGTCCATATTCAAAAAAAGCAGGATTTGATTTAGTAGCACAGGGAATGGGCGGGCTAATGGGCATAACAGGTCATCCTAATAATCCACCTGCTAAAGTAGGTGTACCCATTGCAGACCTAAATACAGGAATGTTTGCTTTGTCTGCAATTCAAGCAGCATATATAAATTTATTAAAAAATGGGGAGGGGCAATATATAGAAGTATCTCTGCTAGAATCAGCATTAGCATATACAGTTTGGGAATCTACAGGTTTCTTTTATGATGGTGAGATACCTGAACCATTAGGATCCTCTCATAGAGTTTCTGCCCCTTATCAAGCTCTAAAAACAAAAGATGGATACCTTAATGTTGCTGCACCAAACCAAAGTAATTGGGAGAGATTATGTGATGCAATACAAAGACAAGACATAAAGAGTAAAGAAGTTTTTGTAGATAATGTATCTAGAGTAAAAAATAGGATGGAATTAGAAAAGGAGCTTGAAAAAACATTTATTTTAAAAACTAGAGAAGAATGGATCAAAATATTAGATGTTGCAGGTGTTCCATGCGGACCAATTTATAATATCAAAGAAGTGTGGAACGATGAACAAATTAAATTTAGAGATATGAAAGTAGAACTAGAACATCCAAAAATAGGTAAATATAACAACATTGGATTTGTAGCTAAATTCCTTGAAAATCCAAGTTCATTAAGAACACCTTCACCTGTTTTAGGAGAACATACAGAAAAAATATTGATTGAAAATGGTTTCTCAAAAGAAGATATAGAAAAATTCAGAAAAAAAGGAGCTATTTCCTAG